The following proteins are co-located in the Silene latifolia isolate original U9 population chromosome 1, ASM4854445v1, whole genome shotgun sequence genome:
- the LOC141617386 gene encoding transcription initiation factor TFIID subunit 15b — protein MYGGGDDSAHPPPTGPYGGGGYGGGGDRRGGGYGGGGGYSDNRGGGYQGGDRGSRGGGRGGSGGGGGGRDGSGRDGDWRCPNPGCGNLNFARRTACNKCGESAPGGAGGGGGNRGGGGGGGYNRGSSGGYGGDRGGRGRDSGGGGYEGGRGGGRDASGYGNVPQSAPSYGGGGGSNYPPVPYGENDSAVPPPSSYSGGAGSYPQSYGAPTYGGDAPGGYRGGDRGGQQGGYGGGSRHTGGGRGDYGGGAPPSSDPPEKVKQCDEKCDDTCDNARIYISNLPPDVTVEELQGLFGNIGTVARIKQKRGYKDQWPWSIKLYTDENGKNKGDGVLTYEDPSAAHAAGGFFEGHDLRGYKISVTMAAKSAPKPPSSGNRGGGRGGYGGGDRRRDNRDGGGPDRHSYSGNRSRPY, from the exons ATGTATGGCGGCGGCGATGATTCCGCTCATCCTCCTCCAACTGGTCCATATGGCGGCGGCGGCTATGGAGGTGGTGGAGATCGTAGAGGTGGCGGCTATGGCGGCGGCGGCGGTTACTCCGACAACCGTG GCGGTGGATATCAAGGAGGGGATCGAGGTAGCCGCGGTGGCGGAAGAGGTGGAAGTGGCGGAGGCGGAGGCGGTCGTGATGGAAGTGGTCGAGATGGAGACTGGCGTTGTCCTAATCCTGG TTGTGGAAATTTGAACTTTGCACGGCGAACTGCTTGCAACAAATGTGGTGAATCTGCACCTGGTGGTGcaggtggaggtggtggtaatcgtggaggaggaggtggtggtggttaCAATAGAGGTTCTAGTGGAGGGTACGGTGGTGATAGAGGAGGTAGAGGTAGGGATAGTGGCGGTGGCGGTTATGAAGGTGGAAGGGGTGGAGGACGAGATGCCAGTGGTTATGGCAATGTCCCTCAATCTGCACCTTCTTATGGTGGCGGCGGTGGAAGCAACTATCCTCCTGTGCCTTATGGCGAGAATGACTCAGCAGTACCCCCACCTTCAAGCTATTCTGGGGGGGCTGGATCCTATCCACAATCATACGGTGCTCCTACCTATGGTGGTGATGCTCCTGGAGGGTATAGAGGTGGTGACCGTGGTGGTCAACAAGGTGGGTATGGAGGTGGTTCAAGACATACTGGTGGTGGCAGAGGAGATTATGGTGGCGGGGCACCACCATCTTCCGATCCACCAGAAAAGGTGAAACAGTGCGATGAAAAATGTGATGATACTTGTGACAATGCAAGGATTTATATATCTAATTTACCACCCGATGTTACTGTTGAGGAGCTCCAAGGTTTATTTGGAAACATCGGAACT GTTGCAAGAATCAAACAAAAGAGAGGTTACAAGGATCAGTGGCCATGGAGCATAAAGCTTTACACTGATGAAAATGGGAAGAACAAGGGTGATGGCGTGTTGACCTATGAGGACCCGTCAGCAGCCCATGCTGCTGGTGGTTTTTTTGAAG GTCATGATTTGCGAGGGTATAAGATCAGTGTTACAATGGCGGCGAAGTCTGCACCAAAACCACCATCATCTGGCAATCG AGGCGGTGGGCGAGGTGGTTATGGAGGAGGCGATCGTCGTAGAGACAATAGAGATGGAGGTGGTCCAGATAGGCATTCTTATAGTGGAAATCGTTCTCGCCCATACTAA